ACGGCAGCGTCGTCTCTATGAGCTCGTCTCACTCAAGGAATCGATCAGGAGAAGGGAGGTGCAGGCACCCGATTTCGACGACATCTATGATGAGTCAACGAAGGTGACGTTCGACGACATTCTTACGTGAGGCAACGGGCCCGCACACGGCGACGCGGCTATTCCCAACGCACGTGCTAGGCATGACCAGCAAACCGGCCACGCCAGATTCCAAGCCGAGGATACCTCACACGGCCGGTTTGTCTGCGTCGATGCCTTTGTTCGATTCCACGCAGCCGGTCAGGTGCGGTCTTGCCAGTAGCCGGGCCGACGACCCTGATGGGCGACGGCCGACACCGCTATGTGCTTACCGTCAGTCCAGTACAGGACCGAGTACGGATAGCGATCGAGGACGAGCTTGCGCGTCTCGCCGAGAAGGATCGGACACGACTCAGGGAACTCGACAAGTTCGGACAGCGCCATCTTGACCGCATCGATGAACTTCGCGCCAAGTCCAGGCGACTCCAAGTCATAGAAATCCGCAGCTTCCTCCAACTCGCGCTCGGCGGAGGGCTCGAAGGAGATGAAATCGGTCACGCGGGGCGCTTCGCGCGCAACCGAGCGAAAACCTCGTCCGCCGGAATCAGCTTCGTGGCGCCGGACTCGACGCCGTGGCGGCGGCGCTCTGCCTCTTCAAGCCACAGGCGCTCGACCTCTGACTCGGACAGTTCGTCGAGACTGACCAGCAGCTGCCGAGCGAGGTCGGCGCGCTCTGTCGGAGCGAGGCGCATCGCCTCACGCTTGAGCTCGTCAATCGTCATGTGCGCCTCACCTCTCTAATTCGTGTCGTCACAACAATCATACCGCGTTCAGGTCGATATCTCCCTGTGTGAATCGAACGTGTTGCGTATAACCCGCGCGCCGAGCGATTCCAGCATAACCGAGCGCTTCTGCGCGTGGGGTTGATGCGCTTGTTAGAACGCAAACGCTACGCTGACAGCTCAACCTTGAGTCGCTTGCCAACCGCCGATGCAGCACGTTCCAGCGTCGACAGAGTCACCGACGGATTCGTGGGATCGAGCAGCCGATCGAGCGCCGGCCGGCTCGTACCCATGCGATGCGCCATGTCGGTCTTGGTGATGTGGCAACGCTCCATCTCCTGAGAGATCTGGAACGCGATGACGCGCTTGGCGGCGACCGCCTCAGCGTCGTCGAGCATGTGCTCGTCACGCAGGAAGTCGTCGAAGTCGCCTCCGATATGCTTCTTGTCCATCACTTCGCTCCCTTCAGTTCAGCGAGTCGCTGCCGTGCCGTCTTCAGGTCCGCCGCCGGCGTCTTCTGCGACTTCTTCACGAACCCGTGCAATAGAACCATGTGGCCCTCTTCGACGGTGAACATCACGCGCGCGATGCCCGCCGGCAAGTCAGAGCGGACCTCCCACAGATCCCGTTCGAGCTTGCGGATGAGCGGCATCCCGAGTGGCCAACCATACTGCGCCGTCTTGATGTCATAGCCGATCGCTCTCCGAGCATCCGGGGCAAGGTCGAGCAGCCACTCACGAACGGGCTCTCTGTCCGACGCGGTCTTGAAGAACACCACAACGAGCACTGGTTTGTTGTCGGCGGATTCAGCTACGCAAGGACTGTACCACAATTGGTGCAATTGGTGACACCCTGAGGCCCGAGAGAACCTTCGGGACGGGATGGTTGCAGGGTCGTTCTAACGTGTTTGGCTTAACCTGCGGCCTACTCGCCGCACTTCCGCATTGTAGCTCTTGG
This DNA window, taken from Coriobacteriia bacterium, encodes the following:
- a CDS encoding type II toxin-antitoxin system RelE/ParE family toxin, with translation MTDFISFEPSAERELEEAADFYDLESPGLGAKFIDAVKMALSELVEFPESCPILLGETRKLVLDRYPYSVLYWTDGKHIAVSAVAHQGRRPGYWQDRT
- a CDS encoding addiction module protein — protein: MTIDELKREAMRLAPTERADLARQLLVSLDELSESEVERLWLEEAERRRHGVESGATKLIPADEVFARLRAKRPA
- a CDS encoding Fis family transcriptional regulator — translated: MDKKHIGGDFDDFLRDEHMLDDAEAVAAKRVIAFQISQEMERCHITKTDMAHRMGTSRPALDRLLDPTNPSVTLSTLERAASAVGKRLKVELSA
- a CDS encoding type II toxin-antitoxin system RelE/ParE family toxin, whose translation is MLVVVFFKTASDREPVREWLLDLAPDARRAIGYDIKTAQYGWPLGMPLIRKLERDLWEVRSDLPAGIARVMFTVEEGHMVLLHGFVKKSQKTPAADLKTARQRLAELKGAK